One segment of Methylocella silvestris BL2 DNA contains the following:
- a CDS encoding undecaprenyl-phosphate glucose phosphotransferase, protein MSGTDQFMASLASHITQTRDAPTISAPVFTGLVRTLDVLLFLVAAAIADTWLGGVFETQLQGPLMLAAIIGAGAGSMVLTSEGVYAIERLRRLRLQLWPIVKAGTLAGAAAIIGIFFVGAETQAPRAFPFVFAFAALLLLAGSRVGLAMLMTRWTLAGRFRRRIAVVAVSEFSREFIERLRAEPDDFEIAGVYDDRLRSGRVPGVHANVVVRGSVADLVRDSRAERIDVIAVALPLGAAQRIADVLEQLSSTVADVCLTADLAGLAYHGHQFGAVGANPVIAIGENPMKDWSAAKKMCFDYAAGIIALVILSPLLAVLALAVKLDSRGPILFRQPRLGFNNRMFVCYKFRTMYADMTDVMADKQTTRDDPRITRVGRWMRKLSLDELPQLLNVLNGTMSLVGPRPHAPNTKAADRLFADVVQKYALRHRVKPGITGWAQVNGWRGETATVEQVENRVRCDLFYIDNWSVVFDLKIAVMTVLREIRSQNAF, encoded by the coding sequence ACCGATCAATTCATGGCCAGTCTCGCCTCGCATATCACGCAGACAAGGGACGCCCCGACGATCTCGGCGCCGGTCTTCACCGGGCTGGTACGGACGCTCGACGTGTTGCTTTTCCTCGTCGCCGCGGCGATTGCGGACACCTGGCTTGGCGGCGTCTTTGAGACGCAATTGCAGGGGCCGCTGATGCTGGCGGCCATCATCGGCGCCGGCGCGGGAAGCATGGTTCTCACATCCGAGGGCGTCTACGCCATCGAGCGCCTGCGCCGGCTCAGATTGCAACTCTGGCCGATTGTGAAGGCGGGGACCCTTGCCGGGGCGGCGGCGATCATCGGCATCTTTTTCGTCGGCGCGGAGACGCAGGCGCCGCGCGCCTTTCCCTTCGTTTTCGCTTTTGCAGCGCTGCTGCTGCTGGCCGGGAGCCGCGTCGGCCTCGCCATGCTGATGACGCGCTGGACTCTCGCCGGCCGCTTTCGTCGGCGGATAGCCGTCGTCGCGGTCAGCGAGTTCAGCCGCGAGTTCATTGAGCGGCTGCGGGCGGAGCCGGATGATTTTGAGATTGCGGGCGTCTATGACGATCGTCTACGCTCCGGCCGCGTGCCCGGCGTTCACGCCAATGTCGTCGTGCGTGGCTCCGTCGCCGATCTCGTCCGCGACAGCCGGGCGGAGCGAATCGACGTGATCGCCGTCGCTTTGCCGCTCGGCGCGGCGCAGCGGATCGCCGATGTCCTGGAGCAATTGAGCAGCACGGTCGCCGACGTCTGCCTGACGGCAGATCTCGCCGGCCTTGCCTACCACGGACATCAGTTCGGCGCCGTCGGCGCCAATCCGGTGATCGCCATCGGCGAAAACCCGATGAAGGACTGGAGCGCCGCCAAGAAGATGTGCTTCGACTATGCGGCGGGGATTATTGCGCTCGTCATTTTATCGCCGCTGCTCGCCGTTCTCGCTCTTGCCGTCAAGCTGGACAGCCGCGGGCCGATCTTGTTCCGGCAGCCGCGTCTTGGCTTCAACAACCGCATGTTCGTCTGTTACAAATTCAGAACAATGTATGCAGATATGACGGATGTCATGGCCGACAAGCAGACGACCCGCGACGATCCGCGCATCACCCGCGTCGGGCGATGGATGCGCAAGCTTAGTCTCGATGAATTGCCGCAGCTGCTCAATGTGTTGAACGGCACCATGTCGCTTGTCGGACCGCGGCCGCACGCGCCGAACACAAAGGCGGCCGACCGACTTTTCGCCGATGTGGTGCAGAAATACGCCCTGCGGCATCGGGTCAAGCCCGGCATCACGGGCTGGGCGCAGGTCAATGGCTGGCGCGGCGAGACGGCGACCGTGGAGCAGGTCGAAAATCGCGTGCGATGCGACCTTTTTTATATCGACAATTGGTCGGTGGTGTTCGATCTCAAAATCGCCGTCATGACTGTTTTAAGGGAAATCCGCAGCCAGAATGCGTTTTGA